The Methanomicrobia archaeon DNA segment GTTTTAATTCCCATCTCTTACTTAACACCACCTCTTATTCTCTCTACACTCTATCAGCATCTTAATCAATAATAACAACTTATGAAATAATAAAACAATCACTATCTATCAAAACAAAAAACCGAAAAGAGGAGCTTTCTTTGTGAGGAAAGGCCTTCTTTAGCTATTCTTCCTTCTTTTTCCTTCTGCTGTACGTCACGTAGCCCACGAGCGCGAGCACGCCCGTGCTCGTGAGCACGAGCGTTGACTGCTCAGGCACAGGTAGCACTATCAATTCTTCAATGGAGCGCGGTATAAGGGTGATTGTGGAGACGTTTTGTACTGGTGACGATGGATATAAGATGTCACCCCGGAGCAGGGTCCCGTAACTCCCCTCGACCCAGGCCACCACCGTGGTTGCGTTCGCATCGGTCCCCGTGAAGTTAACCTGAAACTGACCGGAATCGTTGGTGGTTCCGTTGTCAGGGTCTAGGGTTCCATTCCCTTCTGTAATAGCGAACTTAACGGTAACCCCCTGTATACGAGCATCATCCTGATCGTAAACAGTCGCCGTTAAATTAACGGTTTGATTCTGGAGCACGTACTCCTCCGAAGCATTTAATTCGATTCTCGTGGGGAACTTGAAGGTACTTGCATTTGCTTTGGTATCGTTAATGACCTCAAAGGCGCGATCTCTTACTAGTGCAGAGCCGTTTTCCAATCGTCCATCATACCAATCGGTCTTCGGATCTGTCATGAACTGATATTTCTGGCTTGTGTTAGAGGCATTAAAAAGTCCGTAGGGCTCTGAAGTGAAGTACCATATCGCTGCTTGGATGGCTGCAGACTCGTTGTCTTTGTCAGTAACTTCTGGACTGGAATAATTGTACGTATAGAGAATATAATTTATCGCAGTCCAGTTAACACTTTGATTGCCCTCAGCGAGAGAGCCGTTGACGGTCAGGGTATCATTTATACTTATCGCGGTATATATGTCTATGCAGTACGCATCGTAGATTGTCCCCGACAGGTTCACTTTAAAAATCTTCGCGTCTATTGGACCAGGATAGTAATGGAAGTAGACAGCTGAACCATTTCCGGTACCCACATAAGTTGCATTTTGCGGCTGGGGTGGTGGCAGGGCCCAGACGGCTTGCGGTACTATCCCCGTCACGGCGAGAATAATCACGCCGAGCAGGCCAAGGAATAGCAATTTGTTTCTTCTTAGCGTCATCACTATGTCAGCACCTCGCTCTTCTGTGTGGACATCTTTTCTTGCCCCATCTAATTTTTATGTGTATATCCTTTTGGCACCATCGCGAAAAATTGGGAAGCCCTTAAAAAAGAGGGCTTACCCACTTTTGGACTCTTGCATGGTCAGGTCAGTCACGATGTGGCGCGCACAGAAGGCCATTGTTGTACGCATCGAGCAATCGGTACAGTCGCTCACCTTGCCTCCAAGCCGTGCTCCTCGCCTGCACGATATATCTATCTTCAAAAGAACCATATCGTGCCATCCACCTGTCTGCGGCCTCAATAGTGCTTTTGATGCACGAATCATCGTTGCCGATGAGTACGTTCAACTTGGCAGCAACCAATGCCCGGAACATGGT contains these protein-coding regions:
- a CDS encoding Ig-like domain-containing protein, which gives rise to MTLRRNKLLFLGLLGVIILAVTGIVPQAVWALPPPQPQNATYVGTGNGSAVYFHYYPGPIDAKIFKVNLSGTIYDAYCIDIYTAISINDTLTVNGSLAEGNQSVNWTAINYILYTYNYSSPEVTDKDNESAAIQAAIWYFTSEPYGLFNASNTSQKYQFMTDPKTDWYDGRLENGSALVRDRAFEVINDTKANASTFKFPTRIELNASEEYVLQNQTVNLTATVYDQDDARIQGVTVKFAITEGNGTLDPDNGTTNDSGQFQVNFTGTDANATTVVAWVEGSYGTLLRGDILYPSSPVQNVSTITLIPRSIEELIVLPVPEQSTLVLTSTGVLALVGYVTYSRRKKKEE